From the genome of Nicotiana sylvestris chromosome 2, ASM39365v2, whole genome shotgun sequence, one region includes:
- the LOC138885583 gene encoding uncharacterized protein has translation MADYEEEMEAEMEENPFADIDEYIEDTNAIVRPVVGAATFKVEHGLILMLKAEGVFRNSTDDDPTQHLRNFLGMCVMHKQNNISDDAIRLRVFKYSLAGDARKWLQNIPPNSIHSWPELVLVFLAKWFPQSKKSELRDKIFFFKQVPKEHLHEAWDQFKLYLVRSPNHGFPDSILLEKFYMVLDPMNHSIAKNAADGYFMGKSFARVTQILDKMAKHNQAWHSEDTTGGIAYGSPSLTTIIKEKHERDQVIAGLATNVNVLTKIFTERQTKKVNVVEDVKPISNEDFEEANYVYNSQGGYQRQQYQSQGQQNQWRPHPQGQGNQQWRNDQGGSNQGNWNNDNNFSNRSSNPYVPPKGQYSNQDSSSESKLEGMLERVLQNQEKSDTSMRNMTELVGSHTASIQKLEMQMKDLSREQNLKQNGTLPSDTIANPKGGSEHVVEVEESEHEVEVEEPSVVEVEKVPEELKVQQENREEVKEKVKETPKTIPPILRSPPPFPQRLSRKVDNIKLEKFYDILKQLLVNILFVEAFQEMPGFAKYLKDLITNKRTTKNEVVNVTDRVSSIIATSTVQKKDDPGALTFPCTIEAHDFARALCDNGASINLMPLTIYKQAGLGMPRPTSMRLQMADRSIKRSVRVVDDVLVTVGKFHLPADFVILDCAVEKEIPIILGRQFLATGRALMDL, from the exons aTGGCCGATTATGAAGAGGAAATGGAggcagaaatggaagaaaatccttttgcggacatagatgagtacatcgaggatacaaatgctattgtacGTCCGGTTGTTGGTGCTGCAACTTTCAAGGTGGAACATGGGTTAATCCTTATGCTCAAAGCGGAGGGGGTTTTCAGGAATTCCACTGATGATGATCCGACACAACATCTTAGAAACTTTTTGGGTATGTGTGTGATGCATAAGCAGAACAACATCTCTGATGATGCCATAAGGTTGAGGGTGTTCAAGTACTCACTAGCTGGGGACGCAAGGAAATGGCTTCAAAATATTCCACCAAACTCCATTCATTCTTGGCCTGAACTTGTCCTAGTATTCTTAGCTAAATGGTTCCCGCAAAGTAAGAAATCTGAGCTccgggataaaattttctttttcaagcaagtaccgAAAGAACATCTACATGAGGCATGGGATCAGTTCAAGTTATATTTGGTGAGGTCTCCCAACCATGGTTTTCCGGATTCCATCTTGTTGGAAAAATTCTACATGGTCTTGGATCCTATGAACCACTCTATAGCCAAGAATGCAGCTGACGGATATTTCATGGGCAAATCATTCGCAAGGGTCACACAAATACTTGACAAAATGGCAAAGCATAATCAAGCATGGCACTCAGAGGACACTACAGGTGGAATTGCATATGGATCTCCTTCCTTGACCACCATAATCAAGGAAAAACATGAGAGGGATCAAGTGATTGCAGGGCTTGCCACAAATGTCAACGTGTTAACAAAGATATTCACAGAAAGACAAACGAAGAAAGTAAATGTGGTGGAAGATGTGAAACCCATATCAAATGAAGACTTTGAGGAGGCAAACTATGTCTACAACTCTCAAGGAGGAtatcaaaggcaacaataccaaagtcaaggacaacaaaatcaatggaggccTCACCCGCAAGGGCAAGGCAACCAACAGTGGCGAAATGACCAAGGCGGCTcaaatcaaggcaattggaacaacgacaacaacttctcaaatcggagttcaaacccttatgttcCTCCAAAAGGTCAATATTCAAATCAAGATTCCTCAAGTGAGTCTAAGTTGGAAGGTATGCTTGAACgggtattgcaaaatcaagagaAGTCCGACACTTCTATGAGGAATATGACCGAGCTTGTTGGCTCTCATACTGCAtccattcaaaaattggagatgcaaATGAAAGACCTCTCTAGGGAACAAAATCTAAAGCAAAATGGGACACTCCCAAGtgacacaattgcgaaccccaagG GAGGGAGTGAACATGTGGTTGAAGTTGAAGAGTCCGAACATGAAGTTGAGGTTGAAGAGCCAAGTGttgttgaagttgaaaaggttccaGAAGAGTTGAAAGTGCAACAAGAAAATCGGGAAGAGGTtaaggaaaaggtaaaagagacaccAAAAACTATACCACCCATTCTTAGATCTCCTCCTCCATTCCCTCAAAGACTTTCTAGAAAGGTTGATAATATCAAACTCGAAAAGTTCTATGACATTCTCAAGCAATTATTGGTTAATATTCTatttgtggaagcatttcaagagatgccGGGTTTTGCTAAGTATTTGAAAGACTTGATTACCAATAAGAGAACCACCAAaaatgaagtggtgaatgtgactgatcgggttagttccatcattgcaacaTCCACCGTTCAAAAGAAAGATGACCCGGGAGCTCTCACCTTTCCTTGTACTATTGAGGCACATGATTTTGCAAGAGCCCTTTGTGATAATGGGGCTAGCATCAACTTGATGCCTCTTACCATTTACAAGCAAGCAGGGTTAGGTATGCCAAGGCCCACaagtatgagattgcaaatggccgatcGTTCCATAAAGAGATCGGTGAGAGttgttgatgatgtgcttgttacAGTGGGAAAGTTTCATTTACCTGCCGATTTCGTAATCCTTGATTGTGCGGTTGaaaaagagatccctatcattttggggagacaATTCCTAGCAACAGGAAGAGCACTAATGGATTTGTAA
- the LOC138885584 gene encoding uncharacterized protein encodes MAKKDANPRLIRWVLSLQEFDFEVKDNKGTQNQVVDHLSRPEEAERSKGDREINDTLLDEHILALSSTFASWYADIANYLVCPDNIIRRCVLEEEIMPILNACHDSPVGGHHRGNRTMAKVLECGYYWPSIYHDANEMVKACDQCQRKGSISNRHEMPMHFVMEIEIFDV; translated from the exons atggcaaagaaggatgcaaaTCCTAGGTTAATTCGGTGGGTCTTGTCgttgcaagaatttgactttGAAGTCAAGGATAATAAGGGAACTCAAAATCAAGTAGTGGATCATTTATCAAGGCCTGAAGAGGCAGAGAGGTCAAAGGGAGATCGTGAAATCAACGATACATTACTTGATGAGCACATATTGGCACTATCTAGCACTTTTGCTTCTTGGTACGCTGATATTGCTAACTACTTG GTTTGTCCTGAcaacatcatcagaaggtgtgttCTAGAAGAAGAGATTATGCCAATTCTAAATGCATGTCACGACTCACCGGTTGGGGGTCACCATAGGGGAAATCGAACGATGGCTAAGGTGCTTGAATGTGGTTATTATTGGCCATCGATTTATCACGATGCCAATGAAATGGTCAAAGCTTGTGACCAATGCCAAAGGAAAGGATCAATCTCTAATAGGcatgaaatgccaatgcactttgtgatggagataGAAATCTTTGACGTGTGA